One Serpentinicella alkaliphila DNA segment encodes these proteins:
- a CDS encoding RNA-guided endonuclease InsQ/TnpB family protein: MEKKKDEDKILRTQSIRIKKGHRLYTYCDSMCFLSKNLYNTTNFYIRQIFSGLKKDKVSRQDNEVKVIKEINDVIQTLNDIKIAYVEKRRLKELQKPENQKKKIADAKLFESLTEENSYPSYGLLDGVFKTRNQVDYISLPSHSNQHVIKLVFQDWKSFFEASKDYKKNPDKYKGKPKPPRYAKKNGRKIAFFSNQTCVIQDNKYLKFPKTKEKINLGKLGQIEGSLKQVRIVPGHTYYTIEVVFELQEKRVPLKETPERILGIDLGIDNFATIVNNVGQQPIIIKGKVLKSINQYYNKMRAHYYGILRQGKTEKQGPFTSSRLDKLDSKRRDKVKDFLHKASFNIIQYAVGLNIDTIIIGKNKDFKENVNLRKDIKLNFKGIPYSMFIEILIYKANMKCIKVIITEESYTSKASFLDNDHIPSYKDKKEEKLQFSGKRIKRGMYKTKNDILINADVNGAANIIRKVVPDAFGKGNRGVVSTPLVLSVA, from the coding sequence ATGGAAAAGAAAAAAGATGAAGATAAAATTTTGAGAACTCAAAGCATTAGAATTAAGAAGGGACATAGGCTGTATACCTATTGCGATAGCATGTGTTTCCTATCTAAGAACCTATATAACACGACTAACTTCTATATTCGCCAAATTTTTAGTGGGCTAAAAAAAGATAAAGTAAGCAGACAAGATAATGAAGTTAAAGTGATAAAAGAAATAAATGATGTTATCCAGACTTTAAATGACATCAAGATAGCCTATGTTGAAAAAAGAAGATTAAAGGAACTTCAAAAACCTGAAAACCAAAAGAAGAAAATTGCAGATGCAAAGCTGTTCGAATCTTTGACTGAAGAAAACTCTTATCCAAGCTATGGTCTACTGGATGGTGTCTTTAAGACCAGAAATCAAGTTGATTACATAAGTTTACCATCACACAGCAATCAGCATGTGATAAAGTTGGTATTTCAAGACTGGAAGAGCTTCTTTGAGGCATCAAAAGATTACAAAAAGAATCCTGATAAATACAAAGGCAAACCAAAGCCCCCAAGATACGCTAAAAAAAATGGCCGAAAAATAGCTTTTTTCTCAAATCAGACCTGTGTAATTCAGGATAATAAGTATCTTAAGTTCCCTAAGACTAAGGAAAAAATCAATCTAGGTAAGCTGGGTCAGATTGAAGGCTCGTTAAAGCAGGTTCGCATAGTACCAGGGCATACATACTACACAATCGAAGTCGTATTTGAGCTTCAAGAGAAGCGGGTGCCCTTAAAGGAAACTCCTGAAAGAATTTTAGGCATTGACTTAGGTATTGATAATTTTGCAACCATCGTAAATAATGTTGGCCAGCAGCCAATTATTATTAAGGGCAAAGTGCTTAAGAGTATAAATCAATACTACAACAAGATGAGAGCTCATTATTATGGAATCCTAAGACAAGGTAAAACTGAGAAACAAGGGCCCTTCACCTCTAGTCGATTAGATAAGTTAGATAGCAAAAGACGAGATAAAGTAAAAGACTTTCTACATAAGGCTAGCTTTAATATTATCCAATATGCCGTAGGCTTAAATATTGACACCATTATTATTGGTAAAAACAAGGACTTTAAAGAAAATGTTAATTTAAGAAAAGACATAAAGCTTAATTTTAAGGGTATACCATATAGCATGTTCATTGAAATTTTGATCTACAAGGCTAATATGAAGTGCATAAAGGTGATAATAACTGAAGAGAGTTACACCTCAAAAGCGTCTTTCTTAGATAATGACCATATTCCTAGCTATAAAGATAAGAAAGAAGAGAAGTTACAATTCTCAGGTAAAAGAATTAAACGAGGTATGTACAAAACAAAGAACGACATTTTAATAAATGCAGATGTGAACGGTGCTGCCAATATCATTAGAAAAGTAGTTCCTGATGCCTTCGGCAAAGGGAATAGAGGCGTCGTGTCCACGCCACTTGTGTTAAGCGTTGCCTAG
- a CDS encoding chloride channel protein, which produces MLVIGSSMTEGILKIIKINELFTDEERRTLMICGAAGAIGAIFRSPLGGGVFVVEVLYRSSLHYTELFPAMLSSTMGYVIYSMVYKSTPFFQLPNYLPNVFNVPLFIFASILAGIVSLIFINIFKWTQDLFNNRIKSNINPFIWGLLTGIVLIFIPKVAGKGTDIIQELITGQMTLGFLMLIIIGKMLATSFTVASGGSAGLVITALFLGAATGNCLSVIVGAESGLSSSLVIAGMTASLAGIANVPLAAAIMLVEMVGLRIAIPATLGSIIGYAIGHNRVIYGVTNPDHWQYEYMNKWKEDDRKLKEH; this is translated from the coding sequence ATGCTAGTTATAGGAAGTTCAATGACAGAAGGAATATTAAAAATAATTAAAATAAACGAGTTATTTACTGATGAGGAAAGAAGAACTCTTATGATATGTGGAGCAGCTGGTGCTATTGGTGCAATTTTTAGATCACCCTTAGGAGGTGGGGTATTTGTTGTAGAGGTTTTATATCGTTCATCCCTACACTATACTGAACTTTTTCCAGCTATGTTATCATCTACGATGGGATATGTCATATACAGCATGGTATATAAATCCACACCATTTTTCCAATTGCCTAACTATTTACCTAATGTTTTTAACGTCCCTTTATTTATATTTGCGTCTATTTTGGCCGGGATAGTTTCGTTAATATTTATTAATATATTTAAGTGGACTCAAGATCTGTTTAATAATAGGATAAAGAGTAATATAAACCCTTTTATTTGGGGTTTATTAACTGGAATAGTATTAATATTTATCCCAAAAGTTGCAGGAAAAGGAACGGATATTATACAAGAGCTAATTACTGGTCAAATGACTTTAGGATTTTTAATGCTTATTATTATAGGTAAAATGCTTGCAACCTCATTTACAGTAGCTTCTGGTGGAAGTGCGGGATTAGTAATAACTGCTCTATTTTTAGGTGCAGCTACGGGTAACTGTTTATCTGTAATTGTAGGGGCTGAAAGTGGGTTATCATCCTCTTTAGTAATTGCTGGTATGACTGCAAGCTTAGCGGGTATTGCAAATGTGCCCTTAGCTGCTGCAATTATGTTAGTAGAGATGGTAGGTTTAAGAATTGCTATACCAGCAACCTTGGGAAGTATTATAGGATATGCAATTGGTCATAATCGCGTTATTTATGGAGTTACAAATCCAGACCATTGGCAATATGAATATATGAATAAATGGAAAGAGGATGACAGAAAATTAAAGGAACATTAG